In Spirochaetota bacterium, the genomic stretch TTAGGATTAATATCGTTTGTAAAAATAAAAAAATTTTGTTCCTTTTGCATGATGTTGTGGGCATGCAATGGTGTTTTGCTTATTCTTACGGGAATTTTAATCAGCAAGGTGCATAATGGTTTAAAAAGTGGTTTGAACATACTACATGATTTTGATATGATAGAACTTTTAAAAAATAGGCAATTTCAAAAACTATTAGCAATAGTATCAATAGCAGGTATTATATCAGTGGTGAGTGGGTATGGTGTCAATGCATCACTTCAGTATACATATACTCAAAAGGAAAAACAAAGAGAAGCAAAGCTCATAGAAGATTTTAAAAAAGATTATGAAAAATATGAAAAAGTCAGCATAAAGGTTGACGATATTGAACCATTTATAGGGACAAATGAAAGCCCTGTACACATAGTTGTATTTTTTGATTTCAACTGTGGTGCCTGCCACAGAGCTGTGTCACTGCTACATGAGATTGCATTAAAATACCAGAGCAAGGTTGCATTGTACCTGAGGCATTTTCCTCTTGATGGCACCTGCAATAGATTTATTCCCCGTAAAAAAGACGGCACCTCATGCCGTGCATCATTGGTTGCATATTCACTGTATGGAAAAAGTGAGTATATTAACTTTGTTTTGCAGCTTATGCAATACCGGGGCAGTATAAATGAAGAGGTAATAAAAGAGGCTATTGTAAATGTACATCAAGACTGGGCAGATGTGGAAAAGAAATCCTATTCACCAGAAGTGCGTAAGCGCTTAGAAAATGATATTGCTCTGGGTGGTAAACTTGACATTAGTGCAACACCAACAATCATTATTAATAACACAAAGTTACGCCCTGGCATACCCCCGGCATATATTCTAGAAATGGCAATAAAGATAGAAATGGCAAAAAGGCAATAATTACCATTTTGAATTGACATCTTAATAAGCAGTAAATAAAGTATTGTGTTGTTGAACTATAAAGAGATAAAGGAGGCGTCATGAAAATATTAAAAATTGTGTTGCGTGTCATCACAGCAATCATTCTATTCCCGGTTATTCTGATATCGCTGTTAATAATTTATTGGGATGTGCGCAAACCGCCACAATATGTGTATGACCCATCATTGCAATTTAATTCTTATATTATTACGACATCAGAGAATCCATTAAAATGGCATAATTCCAACACAGACCTTATTTATTACGATGGGTTTTTTTACTGCATACACGCCCAGACCAAATGGCATTTGTATGATGATAATGGATATTTGCTGATCAAGCGTTCTTCTGATGCAAAAAATTGGCAGGATGTTGCGCAACTGGTGGTTTCGGGTAAAGATGTGCGTGACCCTAAATTTGCAATAATAAAGAAAAACCTTTTTGTGTATTTTTTAGTTAATGAAAAATTTGACCCTTCCCCGCATACTACCTACTGGTCATTTACAAAAGATGGCTTGGACTGGAGCAACCCAAAAGAACTGAAGACAATAGTAGTCAACCACCGTACACAAAAAGGAATGACAAAAGTAATGCAAGGTGGTTGGAACCTCTGGAGGCCTAAGACAAAAGATAATAAAGTGTGGTACGTAATTGCCAGTGGAAAAAAGCCGTTACTGTTGCCAACAGGCCAGCCTTCAAACACTGATGTTACTACCATAACAGTGCTGCTGTCATCGACTGATGGTTTAATCTGGAAAG encodes the following:
- a CDS encoding thioredoxin domain-containing protein, translating into LGLISFVKIKKFCSFCMMLWACNGVLLILTGILISKVHNGLKSGLNILHDFDMIELLKNRQFQKLLAIVSIAGIISVVSGYGVNASLQYTYTQKEKQREAKLIEDFKKDYEKYEKVSIKVDDIEPFIGTNESPVHIVVFFDFNCGACHRAVSLLHEIALKYQSKVALYLRHFPLDGTCNRFIPRKKDGTSCRASLVAYSLYGKSEYINFVLQLMQYRGSINEEVIKEAIVNVHQDWADVEKKSYSPEVRKRLENDIALGGKLDISATPTIIINNTKLRPGIPPAYILEMAIKIEMAKRQ